From Bacteroidales bacterium, one genomic window encodes:
- the nadD gene encoding nicotinate (nicotinamide) nucleotide adenylyltransferase has translation MRTALYFGSFNPLHYGHIAVAKYIMENCDIDRFVMVLSPHNPFKKTKDLEEPVARLEALKKAVRKFNSTERILNKINGHILRLEVSDVEFRMKEPLYTYKTLKYLHKLEPATNFVLIVGADSYAAMPKWYKGEQILEKYKIAVYPRKGSDVKELCEKYGATYLEGAPLEDISSTEIREGKEKQGI, from the coding sequence ATGCGCACTGCTCTATATTTTGGATCTTTTAATCCTCTACACTACGGACACATTGCCGTTGCAAAGTACATAATGGAAAACTGTGATATTGACCGTTTTGTAATGGTACTCAGCCCTCACAATCCTTTTAAGAAAACCAAAGATTTAGAAGAACCTGTCGCGAGACTTGAGGCATTAAAAAAGGCTGTAAGAAAATTCAACAGCACAGAGAGGATTCTAAATAAAATAAACGGACATATTCTGAGACTTGAAGTTTCAGATGTTGAATTCAGAATGAAAGAACCGCTTTATACATACAAGACTCTCAAGTATTTGCATAAGCTTGAACCAGCCACAAATTTTGTGCTTATTGTTGGAGCGGACAGTTATGCAGCAATGCCAAAATGGTATAAGGGTGAACAAATTCTGGAGAAATACAAGATTGCTGTATATCCACGCAAAGGCTCAGATGTCAAAGAGTTATGTGAAAAGTACGGCGCAACTTATTTGGAAGGCGCGCCTCTAGAAGACATCTCCTCTACGGAAATCCGTGAAGGAAAAGAGAAACAGGGAATTTGA
- a CDS encoding leucine-rich repeat domain-containing protein — MKTRNFFVAVLAIVAALVVMPQNSDAQILKGLGKKIKEKVEETAKTAKTAKTDAPAATTATTSSSNSSEATSTPAKTGGYKSNDGVVVSYGKTGREDITPRFVLEGEENGVSVPKPQPWYIETEHSDDYGDGVGGNLVKGKVTATFANGVLTIKGTGKMNGYDSEPRPWFAVKDQIVEVVVEAPIKNIGEGAFLGCKNLKSVKLPAGLCEIGASAFESCTSLQSITIPKTVQEIDSKAFANCPANITVVPGNEEYKSAGGVLFSSNQLLSCPTSKAGDYVVPEGTTYLASGAFKYCKGLISVTLPSTMKNWNYLSFGACENLKTVISKQKDPSLIYAYENTFLGVDLKKVTLIIPAGTKADYLKLGHPFDWFGTIIEK, encoded by the coding sequence ATGAAAACTAGAAATTTTTTTGTTGCCGTTTTGGCAATAGTGGCGGCGTTAGTTGTGATGCCGCAGAATTCTGATGCACAGATTCTTAAGGGATTGGGAAAGAAGATTAAAGAGAAGGTTGAAGAGACTGCAAAGACTGCAAAGACTGCAAAGACAGATGCACCTGCCGCTACTACAGCCACAACATCTAGTTCAAATTCTTCAGAGGCAACTTCTACTCCTGCTAAAACCGGTGGGTATAAGTCCAATGACGGAGTGGTTGTGTCATATGGAAAAACTGGCAGAGAGGATATTACACCAAGATTTGTTTTGGAGGGAGAGGAAAATGGAGTATCTGTCCCAAAGCCGCAGCCGTGGTATATTGAGACTGAGCACAGTGATGATTATGGTGATGGTGTAGGGGGCAATCTTGTGAAGGGCAAGGTTACGGCAACTTTTGCAAACGGAGTTTTGACAATAAAGGGTACGGGAAAAATGAATGGGTATGATTCAGAGCCTCGCCCTTGGTTTGCCGTTAAGGATCAGATAGTTGAAGTTGTTGTAGAAGCCCCGATAAAAAATATCGGAGAGGGTGCTTTTCTTGGTTGCAAAAATCTTAAATCTGTGAAACTTCCGGCGGGTTTGTGCGAGATTGGCGCCAGCGCATTTGAATCATGTACTTCTCTCCAATCAATTACAATACCTAAAACTGTTCAAGAAATTGATTCCAAGGCGTTTGCAAATTGCCCTGCAAATATAACAGTAGTTCCCGGAAATGAGGAATATAAATCTGCAGGCGGAGTTCTCTTTTCCAGCAATCAGTTGTTATCTTGCCCAACAAGCAAAGCTGGAGATTACGTTGTTCCTGAAGGAACTACATATTTGGCATCCGGAGCTTTCAAATATTGCAAGGGACTTATATCTGTCACTTTGCCTTCAACTATGAAGAATTGGAACTATCTATCATTTGGTGCGTGCGAAAACCTTAAGACAGTGATATCCAAGCAGAAGGACCCAAGTCTTATCTATGCCTACGAGAATACATTTCTTGGTGTCGACTTAAAGAAAGTTACATTAATAATCCCAGCCGGGACAAAGGCCGACTATCTTAAATTAGGACACCCGTTTGATTGGTTTGGAACAATAATTGAAAAATAA
- a CDS encoding RNA pseudouridine synthase, producing the protein MYRHINTEEYSDIQSRILFEDNHFIIFNKRAGEIVQGDKTGDECLSETLKAFVAQRDSKPGAVYMGVPHRLDRPVSGAVIFAKTSKGLERINDMLRKGLVHKTYWALVCARPQKDEAELVNYLTRNEKQNKSYVLPESQVAKLHLLSKPSETATAGKNAGSIDFHGATYKEARLKYKLIKVTDRYFLLEVQLLTGRHHQIRAQLSAIGCPIKGDLKYGSPRSNKDGSISLHARQITFTHPVTHAEVSVIAPVDWIQLK; encoded by the coding sequence ATGTACAGACATATAAACACAGAGGAATATTCTGATATTCAGAGCAGAATCCTTTTTGAGGATAACCACTTTATTATTTTTAACAAGCGGGCAGGGGAGATTGTGCAGGGAGATAAGACGGGGGACGAGTGTCTGTCGGAGACACTAAAAGCTTTTGTGGCTCAGAGAGATAGCAAGCCCGGTGCTGTGTATATGGGTGTGCCGCACAGGTTGGACAGGCCGGTGAGCGGCGCGGTAATTTTTGCAAAAACTTCAAAGGGGCTGGAGCGTATTAATGATATGCTCCGCAAAGGCTTGGTACACAAGACTTATTGGGCGCTTGTTTGTGCGCGTCCGCAGAAGGATGAGGCGGAACTTGTTAATTATCTGACTCGTAACGAGAAGCAAAACAAGAGTTACGTGTTGCCTGAGAGTCAGGTTGCAAAATTGCACCTTTTATCAAAGCCTTCAGAGACTGCAACTGCGGGTAAAAACGCCGGCAGCATAGATTTCCATGGTGCAACATACAAAGAAGCGCGGCTGAAATATAAATTAATTAAGGTCACCGATAGATATTTTCTTCTTGAGGTTCAGCTGCTTACGGGGCGTCATCATCAGATACGCGCCCAGCTCAGTGCAATTGGTTGTCCAATAAAAGGAGACCTTAAATACGGCTCTCCGCGTTCCAATAAAGATGGCAGTATCTCACTGCATGCAAGACAAATAACATTTACACATCCGGTCACTCACGCTGAGGTTTCTGTCATCGCTCCCGTCGATTGGATTCAGCTGAAATAA